A single genomic interval of Lathyrus oleraceus cultivar Zhongwan6 chromosome 7, CAAS_Psat_ZW6_1.0, whole genome shotgun sequence harbors:
- the LOC127101089 gene encoding 14-3-3-like protein C: MAYTKERENFVYIAKLAEQAERYDEMVEAMKNVAKLDVELTVEERNLLSVGYKNVVGAHRASWRILSSIEHREDTKGNDVSVKRIREYRNKVESELSNICSDIMTIIDDHLIPSSSAGESSVFFYKMKGDYYRYLAEFKNGDERKEAADRSMEAYQTASTAAEDELAPTHPIRLGLALNFSVFYYEILNSPERACHLAKQAFDEAISELDTLSEESYKDSTLIMQLLRDNLTLWTSDIPEEGVEEQKVESSRDGGDEDA, encoded by the exons ATGGCGTACACCAAGGAACGTGAAAACTTCGTCTACATCGCCAAGCTCGCTGAACAAGCCGAACGCTATGATG AAATGGTGGAAGCAATGAAGAATGTGGCAAAGCTAGATGTTGAGTTGACTGTGGAGGAGAGAAACCTTCTATCAGTTGGGTACAAGAACGTAGTGGGCGCTCATAGGGCTTCATGGAGGATTCTATCCTCGATTGAGCACAGGGAAGACACAAAAGGGAATGATGTGAGTGTGAAGAGGATAAGGGAGTATAGAAACAAGGTGGAATCTGAGTTGTCGAATATTTGCAGTGATATCATGACTATTATTGATGATCACCTTATTCCTTCATCCTCTGCTGGTGAGTCTAGTGTCTTTTTCTATAAAATGAAAGGGGATTATTATCGGTATTTGGCGGAGTTTAAGAACGGTGACGAGAGGAAAGAGGCTGCTGATCGTTCCATGGAAGCTTATCAG ACAGCTTCTACTGCAGCCGAAGATGAGTTAGCTCCCACACATCCCATTCGATTGGGTTTGGCTTTGAACTTCTCTGTCTTTTATTATGAAATTTTGAACTCTCCTGAAAG GGCATGTCACCTTGCTAAGCAGGCATTTGATGAAGCAATCTCTGAGTTGGATACTCTGAGCGAGGAGTCTTACAAAGACAGCACATTGATTATGCAGCTTCTGAGGGACAACCTCACATTGTGGACTTCAGACATCCCTGAAGAAGGAG